Below is a window of Brassica napus cultivar Da-Ae chromosome A5, Da-Ae, whole genome shotgun sequence DNA.
GTGTAACGTGCTGCAGAAGGTAAGTGGGAAATGAAGAAGGTGCTGAGAGTATACGGCGGCGTTTTGAGGCTAGTGCGGCTTTTGCCGGCGGACACAAGGCCATACTACGCCAAGTACGCGAGGGAGAATTTCGTTAACTACCGTGACGTCGACGTAAGCGAAACACCCCTTGATGAACTCTTCCAACGAGCTTATAATCACTCACTATGGGTACTCAAGAAGGTGCATAGATTCCTTTTTTGTC
It encodes the following:
- the LOC106428385 gene encoding LYR motif-containing protein At3g19508 translates to MKKVLRVYGGVLRLVRLLPADTRPYYAKYARENFVNYRDVDVSETPLDELFQRAYNHSLWVLKKYSIDESAAKKLKEICFE